A window of Cryptomeria japonica chromosome 3, Sugi_1.0, whole genome shotgun sequence contains these coding sequences:
- the LOC131074374 gene encoding BURP domain-containing protein 16: MAGTTILKLGLCGSIFCLMMHLLLAGDESALSVWEDELHGLRMPSELARFMSPLDREETLLLADGFAKKGLQAIAEENSLCKRAGLLCEKTQISKLDPCDARKPYKKRKLLDLVQDGFVTGCQQTVTPNDVEGKQLHSNFFRVKEIITAGEKLLFPDFHDDAVNENVSFLPHKIAQNIPFQSQQVLNIVEAFHIPSTGSELLIKEMDSTLKVCEAPPSSIETKRCVISIEFMAEFLSSVIGGSNHKQNVEVVEGIVSTKKLSKRVVTVKGAKLLAPSSIKHVACHSMLFPFKVYYCHYVKSTNMYLVGLKDEQSGIEQNVVAECHMDTKPYPAESLALLDLKLKPGEGEFCHWVPSDTLLFIEKV, encoded by the exons ATGGCTGGAACTACAATTCTCAAGCTTGGGCTCTGTGGAAGCATATTCTGTCTCATGATGCATCTTCTTCTG GCTGGTGATGAGTCAGCGTTGTCTGTATGGGAAGATGAACTCCATGGGCTAAGGATGCCCAGCGAACTGGCTCGCTTTATGTCTCCCTTAGACCGTGAGGAAACTTTGTTGCTTGCAGATGGGTTTGCAAAAAAAGGCCTGCAGGCTATTGCGGAGGAAAATAGTTTGTGCAAAAGAGCAGGGCTTTTATGTGAAAAAACTCAGATATCAAAGTTGGATCCATGCGATGCAAGGAAGCCATACAAGAAAAGAAAGCTACTAGACCTTGTACAAGATGGTTTTGTGACTGGTTGCCAACAAACAGTAACGCCAAATGACGTGGAGGGGAAGCAATTACACAGTAATTTCTTCCGAGTAAAAGAAATCATTACAGCTGGAGAAAAGCTGTTATTTCCTGATTTTCATGACGATGCTGTCAATGAGAATGTGTCCTTTCTGCCACATAAAATTGCCCAAAACATTCCTTTCCAAAGCCAACAAGTGTTGAACATAGTAGAGGCCTTTCACATTCCATCCACCGGATCGGAGCTTCTCATAAAGGAAATGGATTCAACTCTTAAGGTATGTGAAGCACCTCCTTCTAGCATAGAGACCAAACGATGTGTTATTTCTATAGAGTTTATGGCAGAGTTTCTGTCCAGTGTCATTGGTGGGTCCAACCATAAGCAGAATGTTGAAGTGGTGGAGGGCATTGTCTCAACCAAAAAACTCTCCAAACGTGTGGTTACAGTAAAGGGTGCAAAACTCTTGGCTCCATCCTCAATCAAACATGTGGCTTGTCACTCTATGTTATTTCCTTTTAAAGTTTATTACTGTCATTATGTGAAGAGTACAAATATGTATTTGGTAGGATTGAAGGATGAGCAAAGTGGAATTGAGCAGAATGTGGTTGCTGAATGTCATATGGATACTAAACCTTATCCTGCTGAAAGCCTGGCGCTGCTCGACCTCAAACTAAAACCAGGAGAGGGCGAATTTTGTCACTGGGTACCTAGCGATACTCTTCTTTTCATCGAGAAGGTTTGA